One Fusarium oxysporum f. sp. lycopersici 4287 chromosome 8, whole genome shotgun sequence genomic region harbors:
- a CDS encoding fused signal recognition particle receptor, protein MLDSFEILTTSGVVVWSRTYTPINPSIINNFIADTFIEEKSGAIALSDSRSAAVNTPYKSDQHTLKWTLVKELGVIFVAVYRSLLHLSWVDKLVDNIKTIFVKLYGEQLTKPHTTLVECHAFDEYFDIQLEELDQTSTKVPSTTITAGAVPLEEEIISGNTGDNPPVAPGLTYRGRHLNGPQDALSADESTPALTPNGSRPGTPNNHLLVAKGGPIAKISRRARKAKNQTSAPVSSGDEAPRKKKAVAKKGRKWDADGFADEEDDVQLDYSAKAHATSDSEVEAMGRSTAVDEIDSNTWGSTSKGKFVLKDLGDEVHEILASEAEKAAGAKTQTRSGLLGSGVSAISGLFRNVVGGKTLTKEDLDKAMKGMEEHLLQKNVAREAAVRLCEGVEKELLGVKTGSFESINARIQAAMEASLTKMLTPTSSLDLLREIDAITAPPVTSLRKARPYVMSIVGVNGVGKSTNLSKICFFLLQNKYKVLIAAGDTFRSGAVEQLAVHVRNLKELTAREGGRVELYQKGYGKDAATVAKDAVTHAAHEGYDVVLIDTAGRRHNDQRLMSSLEKFAKFAQPDKILMVGEALVGTDSVAQARNFNAAFGAVRTLDGFIISKCDTVGDMVGTLVSLVHATNVPVLFVGVGQHYSDLRNFSVKWAVEKLLSNH, encoded by the exons ATGTTAGATTCCTTCGAAATATTAACCACCTCGGGCGTGGTCGTTTGGTCACGCACTTATACTCCCATAAACccttccatcatcaacaacttcatcgCAGACACTTTTATCGAGGAGAAGAGTGGCGCCATTGCCCTCAGCGACTCAAGGTCCGCGGCTGTCAACACTCCCTACAAGAGCGATCAACATACTCTCAAATGGACTCTGGTTAAGGAATTGGGCGTTATCTTCGTC GCCGTCTACCGatccctcctccacctctCATGGGTCGACAAGCTCGTTGATAATATCAAGACTATCTTCGTCAAGCTCTACGGTGAACAATTGACCAAGCCGCATACTACCCTCGTCGAATGCCATGCCTTCGATGAATACTTCGACATACAactcgaggagcttgaccAGACTAGTACTAAGGTTCCCTCCACTACCATCACGGCTGGCGCAGTCCCAttagaagaagaaattaTCTCAGGGAACACTGGCGACAACCCTCCCGTTGCGCCAGGTCTAACATACCGAGGGCGCCACCTCAATGGGCCTCAGGATGCCCTTTCAGCCGACGAGTCAACCCCCGCTTTGACGCCGAACGGATCGCGACCCGGAACACCGAATAACCATCTCCTTGTCGCAAAGGGTGGCCCTATCGCAAAGATTTCTCGCCGGGCGCGCAAAGCGAAGAACCAGACTTCAGCTCCGGTGTCTTCCGGCGACGAAGCGCcgcgaaagaagaaggcagtCGCCAAAAAGGGGCGCAAATGGGACGCCGATGGCTTCgccgatgaggaagacgatgtcCAGCTTGACTATTCCGCAAAGGCGCATGCTACCAGTGACTCTGAGGTTGAGGCAATGGGGCGATCAACAGCTGTGGATGAGATTGATTCCAACACATGGGGCTCAACATCAAAGGGCAAGTTCGTGCTCAAGGATCTTGGGGACGAGGTGCATGAGATCCTAGCTTCAGAAGCAGAGAAGGCAGCGGGAGCAAAGACACAAACCAGATCTGGCCTCTTGGGGTCGGGCGTCAGCGCTATTAGCGGTCTTTTCCGTAACGTTGTTGGAGGCAAGACACTGACTAAAGAGGATCTCGACAAGGCTATGAAGGGTATGGAGGAGCACTTGCTTCAGAAGAACGTGGCACGAGAGGCTGCTGTTCGGCTATGCgaaggtgttgagaaggaatTGCTTGGTGTCAAAACTGGCAGTTTCGAGA GTATTAATGCCAGAATTCAAGCCGCCATGGAGGCCTCGCTCACAAAGATGCTTACCCCAACATCATCCCTCGACCTTCTTCGCGAAATAGACGCTATCACGGCTCCCCCAGTGACATCTCTCCGCAAGGCTCGTCCCTATGTTATGTCAATCGTGGGCGTCAATGGTGTAGGAAAGTCCACCAACCTCTCCAAaatctgcttcttcctcctccagaaTAAGTACAAGGTTCTGATCGCCGCTGGTGACACTTTCCGCTCTGGCGCTGTTGAGCAACTTGCTGTTCACGTCCGCAACCTCAAGGAGTTGACGGCTCGTGAAGGTGGTCGCGTTGAGCTTTACCAGAAAGGCTATGGCAAGGATGCTGCTACTGTTGCAAAGGATGCCGTGACCCATGCTGCGCACGAGGGCTACGACGTCGTTCTCATTGACACAGCCGGTAGAAGACATAACGATCAACGTCTTATGTCTTCTCTTGAGAAATTTGCGAAGTTTGCTCAACCTGACAAGATCCTCATGGTTGGCGAG GCTCTTGTAGGTACCGACTCAGTCGCTCAAGCACGCAACTTCAACGCTGCTTTTGGTGCTGTTCGCACACTTGATGGCTTTATCATCTCCAAGTGTGACACTGTTGGTGACATGGTCGGCACTCTTGTTAGTCTTGTTCACGCGACAAATGTCCCTGTACTTTTTGTCGGTGTTGGTCAGCACTATTCAGACCTGCGGAATTTCTCGGTGAAATGGGCGGTagagaagcttctcagtAACCACTGA
- a CDS encoding hypothetical protein (At least one base has a quality score < 10): MTLNQAQLHLTASLQLLKQTLHLILLLLMQPTLPRTTLPKPTLRLLRLLMNKQNHLPLMLSLPTTILQRQPLPIPPPQTLLPPASPPRSLVLLIASPLRQLLPHNLRLPTTPSHQLLRLMPRLLLSRQPTPQQPLAHPATTRTGDDASSTASENNDEASSTAAEKNTRTTARPVTSTHVAVVTRTNSDGDLETMTTTSVSTSTPGLSDGGDDGSSSGMSAKTRNTVIGVVVGIGGAIVVGALGLVAWRIWGRKKHQEEADGLMDFNENNSRPSSNGPYHSVEKTEYGSVGSSGPQRSPFQSTLDTYHQPTPVNASSNF; the protein is encoded by the coding sequence ATGACTCTCAACCAAGCGCAACTGCACCTGACAGCAAGCCTTCAGCTACTCAAGCAGACCCTGCATCTGATCCTGCTCCTACTGATGCAGCCGACCCTACCTCGGACGACTCTGCCAAAACCGACGCTGAGGCTACTCAGGCTACTAATGAACAAACAAAACCATCTGCCACTGATGCTGAGCCTACCAACAACGATTCTGCAAAGACAACCGCTGCCGATCCCTCCCCCACAAACGCTTCTCCCACCAGCAAGCCCGCCGAGAAGTCTAGTGCTGCTGATAGCAAGCCCTCTGAGACAGCTGCTGCCACACAATCTGAGGCTACCGACAACGCCGAGTCATCAGCTTCTGCGACTGATGCCAAGACTGCTGCTCAGTCGACAACCAACTCCCCAGCAGCCACTAGCACATCCAGCAACAACCAGAACAGGTGACGACGCCAGCAGCACCGCCAGCGAGAACAACGATGAGGCTTCCAGCACTGCCGCCGAGAAGAACACCCGGACTACCGCTAGACCTGTTACCTCTACGCACGTCGCCGTCGTCACAAGGACAAACAGCGATGGGGATCTTGAGACCATGACCACTACGAGTGTGTCTACGTCAACACCTGGTCTGAGCGACGGTGGTGACGATGGAAGCTCTTCAGGCATGTCGGCCAAGACCCGCAACACAGTTATCGGAGTTGTTGTCGGTATTGGTGGTGCAattgttgttggtgcccttggccttgtcgcATGGCGAATTTGGGGGCGCAAGAagcaccaagaagaagctgatggTCTTATGGACTTCAACGAGAACAATAGCCGTCCTAGCAGCAACGGCCCTTATCACAGCGTTGAGAAGACTGAGTACGGGAGTGTCGGGAGCTCAGGGCCTCAACGCAGCCCATTCCAATCCACGCTGGACACTTATCACCAGCCAACACCAGTGAACGCCTCGTCCAACTTTTAA
- a CDS encoding hypothetical protein (At least one base has a quality score < 10), which yields MGNEQSAESPRGHRKLSKPPHCSQASAAGLPYTATAVTPHREHFSNSYLVGSLPPAPNKASTTRRVAPGLGIAVPAGDASSPIQSPTCRDPMRDLKSRTRSIQSEQSPILPAFVNSSRTSSIAQDSGYRTLTRADSMPVAVRRGSASYDTRAAEAKTLLSAKEKLPREPIISKSNKHSDETSQDVTDDTNNATQSAGSSISRTNSDVSLYMPMRRRSVVQTPGIATRAHHSNPPVSAKSSFRKSLPATPSQSRHNSIESGMARRMSMPTTIPSQAQSPDRAVTPVEADYKQLGGMKFGSLRITNGAPGTSPMPEDDVKQQGASESALVIPRAEYFHEQAKNPLRLMNQGSTMTEANELMTGEKSLTARVASCVTECSSDAEKSRTGDGGMSGNGNAVSFPVAEVLDVREDPNAKPDPKKTQLGLENKMLKGLSRSDSGFIPSPSSEKTHRSASRVDSGYSSNVSLRSLPSLRSGVTDKNTIASEKLDVDMSGMCSPSDSNSTRTSSSVPSQTRNRLPIHLEVPLSSTDDDTSSACLASPSSPASRPFSSFSRGSRMRLASLKSNKSFEPRVSNTATAPIVLSKGDFQEQLPSPAADVSRVADFTTDPLGLKTGSIPKPHRPSLRKEPSKDTLHTIMSVGSQDALGNTRRGEDVARGAKKTVGKKMSRRQSWRQSIAQIFGSRSADASPALSSKPEPEPTPRRPSTAMELTSRSFNAAPSPRAVSSWSSRPKPRKAASSSGSLALQTRKVVNKSSIQESRDKPELAHLRTNVSAPNLSANHRSSLSPSALEMDQTLRTKTSPPVSMQNRGSKPPRAKSQAQNRAMAPSFPINSRPSASRRLSLPQDYGRMTPHSRQISHGRTESRSSSRGMTMSPTAGLSSQQVNSVQHSRVLSYSSNGTQQSGPAAQQVKHHRRVSAPRAAAPNCQHAALSEQHYTYTDTATADASAADATATPTTTTSNICPIMGSDGYAQPQSATAAELHDAESSACLWCTEHGSTIPKHLRYKPSPKSSCSW from the exons ATGGGCAATGAACAATCCGCCGAATCCCCTCGCGGGCATCGGAAACTATCCAAGCCACCTCACTGCAGCCAGGCATCTGCAGCTGGTCTGCCATACACTGCTACTGCTGTGACACCCCATCGTGAGCACTTCTCCAACTCGTATCTGGTCGGATCGCTGCCACCTGCTCCCAATAAGGCTTCTACAACGAGAAGAGTGGCGCCTGGGCTCGGTATAGCCGTCCCAGCTGGTGACGCTTCCAGTCCTATACAATCCCCTACATGTAGAGACCCCATGCGCGATTTGAAATCGCGTACGCGGTCTATCCAGTCAGAGCAGTCTCCTATACTGCCAGCTTTCGTCAACAGCTCCAGGACCAGCTCTATTGCTCAGGATAGCGGCTACCGCACACTGACGCGCGCTGATAG CATGCCTGTTGCAGTACGGCGTGGCTCTGCAAGCTACGATACGAGAGCTGCCGAGGCCAAGACGCTTCTCAGTGCAAAGGAGAAGCTCCCAAGGGAGCCCATCATCTCCAAATCCAATAAGCATTCTGATGAGACAAGTCAGGATGTGACGGATGATACCAACAACGCCACCCAATCTGCAGGTTCATCCATTAGCAGAACAAATTCAGACGTGTCTCTTTACATGCCAATGCGCCGCCGCTCGGTCGTTCAAACTCCAGGCATAGCAACCAGGGCTCATCATTCCAACCCCCCAGTCTCAGCCAAGTCGAGTTTCCGCAAGAGTCTCCCAGCTACACCCTCTCAGTCCAGGCACAATTCGATAGAATCTGGCATGGCGAGACGCATGTCAATGCCTACGACAATCCCTTCCCAGGCGCAATCCCCGGACCGAGCCGTAACGCCAGTCGAAGCTGACTATAAACAGCTAGGTGGTATGAAGTTTGGATCCCTACGCATCACAAACGGGGCCCCCGGAACTTCTCCAATGCCCGAGGATGACGTCAAACAGCAAGGGGCTTCTGAGTCGGCACTAGTAATCCCTCGTGCGGAATACTTTCATGAGCAAGCCAAGAACCCACTCAGGTTGATGAATCAGGGCTCGACCATGACAGAGGCCAATGAGCTAATGACGGGTGAGAAATCACTTACTGCTCGAGTCGCAAGCTGTGTCACCGAGTGTTCGAGCGATGCAGAAAAATCTAGAACAGGCGATGGCGGAATGTCTGGGAACGGGAATGCTGTCTCATTTCCGGTTGCTGAGGTTCTGGACGTAAGGGAAGATCCAAATGCAAAGCCCGACCCCAAGAAAACGCAACTTGGACTCGAAAACAAAATGCTTAAAGGTTTGTCAAGATCTGATAGTGGCTTCATTCCAAGTCCTTCGTCTGAGAAAACTCATCGCTCCGCGTCTCGAGTCGACAGTGGTTACAGCTCCAATGTCTCTCTCCGATCATTGCCCAGCCTGAGATCCGGTGTCACGGACAAGAATACAATAGCCTCCGAAAAGCTTGACGTGGACATGTCCGGGATGTGTTCGCCCTCGGATTCGAATTCGACTCGTACTTCTTCCTCAGTACCTTCTCAGACACGTAACCGGCTGCCTATCCACCTCGAGGTCCCGTTGTCGTCGACAGATGATGATACCTCTTCGGCTTGTCTAGCAAGCCCCTCGAGTCCTGCTAGTCGTCCATTCTCGTCATTTAGTCGTGGTAGCCGCATGCGTCTCGCTTCGTTGAAATCAAACAAGAGTTTCGAGCCACGAGTGTCGAACACTGCGACAGCGCCAATCGTCCTTTCTAAGGGAGACTTTCAGGAACAGCTACCTTCGCCAGCCGCAGACGTTAGTCGTGTGGCA GACTTCACTACCGATCCTTTAGGACTCAAGACAGGCTCCATACCTAAACCGCACCGACCTTCGCTTCGAAAGGAGCCGAGTAAGGACACTCTGCATACTATTATGAGTGTTGGGAGCCAGGATGCGCTTGGTAATACAAGACGCGGGGAGGACGTAGCGCGAGGGGCCAAGAAGACCGTTGGCAAGAAGATGTCTCGACGTCAATCATGGCGCCAATCCATTGCTCAGATATTTGGTTCTCGAAGCGCGGACGCTAGCCCTGCCTTGAGTTCCAAGCCTGAGCCCGAGCCCACACCAAGGCGCCCATCAACCGCTATGGAGCTTACTTCTCGTTCTTTTAATGCGGCCCCCAGCCCTCGAGCTGTGAGCTCATGGTCATCCCGTCCAAAACCAAGAAAGGCTGCCAGTAGCTCTGGCAGCTTAGCTCTACAGACCCGGAAGGTGGTCAATAAGTCGAGCATACAGGAGAGCCGTGACAAACCAGAGCTAGCTCATCTTCGTACGAATGTTTCCGCACCTAACTTGTCAGCGAACCATCGATCATCCCTGAGTCCATCTGCGCTTGAGATGGATCAGACGCTGCGAACAAAGACTTCACCACCGGTGAGTATGCAGAATCGAGGCAGTAAGCCTCCCAGAGCAAAGTCACAGGCGCAAAATCGAGCTATGGCACCTTCATTCCCTATTAACTCCCGTCCGAGCGCTAGTCGTCGACTCTCGTTACCCCAAGATTATGGTCGAATGACACCACACAGCCGTCAGATCTCACATGGCCGTACTGAATCACGCAGCTCCAGTCGAGGCATGACCATGAGTCCTACCGCGGGTTTAAGCTCCCAGCAAGTCAATTCTGTTCAACACTCCAGAGTTTTGTCCTACTCGAGTAATGGTACGCAACAGAGTGGTCCTGCTGCCCAACAAGTCAAGCATCACCGGCGAGTATCAGCACCACGCGCAGCCGCGCCAAATTGCCAACATGCCGCGCTCTCGGAGCAACACTACACTTATACAGATACAGCAACAGCAGATgcatcagcagcagatgctacagcaacaccaacaacgaCGACCTCGAACATCTGTCCAATCATGGGCTCCGATGGATATGCACAGCCTCAATCAGCAACTGCAGCAGAACTACATGATGCAGAATCAAGCGCTTGTCTATGGTGCACCGAACATGGTTCAACAATACCCAAACATCTACGTTACAAGCCCAGTCCCAAATCATCCTGTTCATGGTAG